GCGCGGTTGATTTCGCCGCAGATTGTGCTTAGTGGTGCGAGTTTATGTTCGTTGAGGTTTTACATGATGCATGATCCTGGTTATTCTACGGTGCAGGAGAGTGTGATTGTTGAGGTTTCGACTAATGGTACGACATTTAATCGTGTGGCGGCATTTCGGCGTTATGCGGCGACGCAGGCTTGGGAGGAGCATCGGGTGTATTTGGGGACGTTTAGTGGTCCGTTTTATGTGGCGTTTCGTGCGCTTTCTGGGTATGGTAACAACATGTATATTGACTATGTGCAGGTGTATGGTGCTAATCCTCAGGGCATTGAGATTAGTGGTGATGAGATGATTCGGACTGGGCTTTATGGTATTGGTCCGAATCCGGCCAAGGGTAGTGTGGTGGTGCGTTATGGGTTAGCGAAGTCGGGGCTGGTGAAGCTGGTGGTATATGATGCCTCAGGGCGTCGGATAAAGACCTTGGTGCACGGGATGAAAGATACTGGTATCTATGAGGTGCTCTGGGATGGAAGAGATGAAACCGGCAAGAGAGTCGCTGAAGGCATCTACTTCTATAACCTCGAAACACCTAACTACAAAGAGACAAAAAAACTGCTCTATATCCGCTAAATAAAGACACATAAATCTAAATAAGCCCGAGGGGCAAAAAAGCCCCTTGGGCTTTTTATTTTAAAGCTTCTTTAGTAAATGGTTTGGGTAAAAGGGAGGAAAGTTTTAACTGAGCTAGTTTGTTTTGTTTGTTGATTAATATTACTTCTAAATTCGGATTAAATTCCGCTAAGGTTTGGCGGCACGCACCGCAGGGGTAAGTAAATTCGTTCGTTGGAGTGTAGATCACTAATTTTTCTAGTTCTGATTCACCTTCGGATATTGCTTTAAATAGCGCAACTCGTTCGGCACAAACAGTCAATCCGTATGAGGCATTTTCGATATTACATCCTGTAAAAATTCTGCCGTTTTTGGTTAGTAGCGCACATCCTACTTTAAACTTTGAATATGGGGCATAAGCAAATTTTATGGCTTTTTTAGCCTCAGCGATTAACTCCTGCTCTTTATTTTTCATGGCCTAATATCTTTATAAAAACTTTTACCAAAAGCTAGCGGCGGTAATTGAAGGTATTCTGCAATTGTTTGCCCTAGATCCGCGAAGGTTTCCCGAATACCCAAATTAACGCCTTTTAGGATTTTTTTACCATAGACAATTAACGGCACATATTCTCGGGAATGATCAGTTGATGGCGTTGTTGGGTCATTGCCGTGATCCGCGGTAATAAACAAAATATCATTTTCGGCAAGAAGATTTAAAAGCTCAGTAAGTCTTTGGTCAAATTCCACTAGGCCCCGGTAAAAATTTTCGTAATCATTACGATGTCCCCAGTCCATATCAAACTGAATAAAATTGGTAAAAATTATACCATTGCGATATTTTTTCATAGCTTCTAATGTTAGATCAAAACATTCCATATTATTAACTGAATGAAAGGAAACTGTGTATCCACGATGGGCAAAAAGTTCATCAACTTTGCCAATTGCAACAACTTCATACGAGTTCTCCCTAGCAATATCTAATAGAGTTGGCCGTGGTGGCTTTAAGGAAAAATCTCGGCGGTTTTTTGTGCGGATAAAGTTTCCTGGGGTTCCGGTAAATGGCCGGGCGATGACGCGAAGTACTGCATGTTCCCCTGTTAAAATTTTCCGAGCTATAAGACACATTTGATAGAGTTCTTCGACAGGAATAATCTCTTCGTGTGCTGCAATTTGGAATACACTATCAGCTGAGGTGTACACAATAGGCCGTTTAGTTCTTAAATGTTCCTCACCAAGCCGGTTAATAATTTCTGTTCCTGAAGCCGCAATGTTACCTAATACTTTGCGACCTATCGCTGATTCAAATTTTTCAATAATTTCCGGCGGAAACCCATTAGGATACACAGGAAATGGTTTATCTAACACTACCCCCATAAGTTCCCAATGGCCAGTTGTGGAATCTTTGCCCGGAGACTTTTCGGCCATTTTGCCGTAGCAGCCAAGTGGATAGCTGACTTTTTCAATTCCTTTTAAG
This genomic window from candidate division WOR-3 bacterium contains:
- the cdd gene encoding cytidine deaminase, coding for MKNKEQELIAEAKKAIKFAYAPYSKFKVGCALLTKNGRIFTGCNIENASYGLTVCAERVALFKAISEGESELEKLVIYTPTNEFTYPCGACRQTLAEFNPNLEVILINKQNKLAQLKLSSLLPKPFTKEALK
- a CDS encoding FlgD immunoglobulin-like domain containing protein; this encodes ARLISPQIVLSGASLCSLRFYMMHDPGYSTVQESVIVEVSTNGTTFNRVAAFRRYAATQAWEEHRVYLGTFSGPFYVAFRALSGYGNNMYIDYVQVYGANPQGIEISGDEMIRTGLYGIGPNPAKGSVVVRYGLAKSGLVKLVVYDASGRRIKTLVHGMKDTGIYEVLWDGRDETGKRVAEGIYFYNLETPNYKETKKLLYIR
- a CDS encoding phosphopentomutase, yielding MRRAIILLLDGVGIGALPDAVFYHDTDSNTLKHLSEKIRNFRLPTLETLGLGHIEDLKGIEKVSYPLGCYGKMAEKSPGKDSTTGHWELMGVVLDKPFPVYPNGFPPEIIEKFESAIGRKVLGNIAASGTEIINRLGEEHLRTKRPIVYTSADSVFQIAAHEEIIPVEELYQMCLIARKILTGEHAVLRVIARPFTGTPGNFIRTKNRRDFSLKPPRPTLLDIARENSYEVVAIGKVDELFAHRGYTVSFHSVNNMECFDLTLEAMKKYRNGIIFTNFIQFDMDWGHRNDYENFYRGLVEFDQRLTELLNLLAENDILFITADHGNDPTTPSTDHSREYVPLIVYGKKILKGVNLGIRETFADLGQTIAEYLQLPPLAFGKSFYKDIRP